GCCATCAACTCCACTGACGGTGGTGCAGAGCCGAAGGTTCTCAAGGAGACTCCGGCCACCGCCTGGGTGGATGGACTCAATGGTCTGGGCGCTGTGGTGGGCAACTACTGCATGGACCTGGCCATTAAGAAGGCCAAAACTGTGGGCGTTGGCTGGGTTTGTGCCAAGGGATCGAACCATTACGGCATGGCCGGCTGGTATGCCATCCGAGCCATGGAGCAGGGTCTCGTCGGAATGTCCATGACGAACACGTCGCCGCTGATGGCCCCCACACGGGCCAAGGAGGCTGCCCTGGGCACCAATCCCCTCTCCCTGGGCGCACCCGCCGCGAACGGTGATAAGTTCCTGCTGGACATGGCGACCACAGCCGTTGCTGTGGGCAAGATTGAGATCCAGCGCCGCAAAGGTGCCGCTCTGCCCGATGGCTGGGCACAGGATCCCAATGGCAACATCACTAACGATGCCGAATTGGGTTTCAGCACCGGCTGTCTAATGCCCTTGGGTGGATCGGAGTTGACCTCTGGCTACAAGGGATTCGGTCTGGGTGCTATGGTGGACATCCTTTCTGGCGTCATGTCCGGTGCCCATTACTCCACCCAGGTGCGTAAGTGGACGCACGCTGGAGCCGATTCGGCGGCAGATCTTGGCCAGGTCTTCATTGCCGTTGATCCCAACTGTTTCGCCCCCAACTTTGAGGAGCGCATGACCGATTTCAATGCCCGCCTTAGGGGAGTAGAGCCGGTAAGGACCTCCGTCTTTATAGCCATCATAGCCTCTCGATAACCTGTACTTTGCTCTATCTTTGCAGACTGATCCCAGCAAGCCGGTTCTCCTGGCTGGTGACAAGGAGAGCCAGAATATGGCGTCCGTTGACGCTGCCGGTGGCATCCAGTATCTGGAGAATCAGCTGAAGACCTGCGCCTCCTTGGCGGAAAAGTTGAACATCAAGCCCCTGGCCTTTAACTAGAGACGAGCCCatgccacatgtgtgtgtgtgtcgttcATTGCCATATGCTGGAGGAGCTTCTGCATTTTGCCTGACCAAAGCACAGCGTTATTTAGTGCCTAAGTTTTGACCACATATCCGATCCGTTGGTGTTCTATGCAACAGTTTGTTTTGCACATTTGCTTTtgcaatatacatacatacatacatatgtatacgtaCATAATACATTATGATATTAATTACGAGTAATAAATAATAGAATACATCGTTTAttcgtgtgggtgtgtgtttaTAGTTGAAGGAAATTCGGTGTGCGATTAATGTTTCTCTATCACTTGGCGCAGTACTTTCTCCGCATCCCACTTGGCCTCTTTGTGGGCCATCTTGGACTTGCAGAGAATGCGCGACTTGTACTCCTTGCATTTGGTCTGGAACAGATGCGGCGTCATTGGCTGATTGTCGCACATCTTAATCTTCACGGCCGATCGGAGCTCTTCGGGATTTTCGGTGACGCTCATAGACTTGATGAAATTTAAATAGCCTTCGTTCTGCTCGGTCAGACGATGTTTCTCCTCAAGCAAGAGAAGGTTTTGGGCCTCGACCATGGCCTGACGACGCCAAAAGTTCCTCAGCAATTTATTCTGTTCTAACAGCTCCGCCTCGGTTATATCCACATGGGCTTTCATATTCAATGTTTTCAGAATGAACTGCTCATCGACAGCCCCCAGATCCGTCTCATCGACAATCTCACCGCCCAAGATGACTTTTTCCGACTCGGTTTGCAGCTTCCGGCAGGTGATCgacagagccagcagcagttcgCCACTCTTCACGTGCTTTTCCAATTGCTGTGGCAGGACTATCTCAATTAAGACTGGTTCGGATCGGATCAAACTGAAAACAGAAATTACCTTTATTATGTCGTAGCACTCGCCCGTTAGTATACGCAGCTTCTCATGGGTGATCACGCGATCCATTTCCTGATTCTGCTCGATCTTCTTGCGCACACGCGTAAAGTACTGGAACTCCAGGCGAAGATCATTTAGAGTCGAGTTGTTTTCCGACTCGACTCGCAGCATTTCCTTGTTTAGATCGGACATGGCGTTAATGTTCTTTAATTCCTCATAGTTGAGTTTGCGCGACTCATCCATGAAGGCCGCCTGGCGCTCGGTTAGCCAACGGATCTTCTCGTACTTGTGGGCATCCAGCTCTGTGCTCCGAAGCGACTCCACAAAATCgtttagctgctgctgcatatcGGTCATCCGGAGCACGACCTGATCGCGTATGCGGAACCGATTCTCGATCTCTGTATTGACACGATCGTCACGCTGCTCCAAGAAGATCTGGTAGTCCTCATTGAGCTGGTCGCGCGTGGTTATGTTCGTGGCATGTATAATGTTCTCGCTGTTCTGGTGCATAAAGTCCACCTCCTCTGTGCGGCGCTGGACCTCATCGTAGTATTCCCTGAGCATTATCTCTGCCTCTTGATCGTACATGTTCCTTATCCCATCTATCATGCCGTGGAAGCAGTCTCTGACGTGATCAATTAGCTCCACCGTCTTGCTGAAGCAGCGCATATGGCGATCCTGTGTCTGGGTCATGTCCTCGATCAACATCTTGATGTGATCGTTCTTGCCTTCAATATTTCTTTCGGCCTTGTTGCCCCAATTCACGATCTCTTCACGGAGTTCCGTGATCTTGATCTCTTTGCACATCTCGTGCCACTCCTCGTTGCCTCTCTTCTCCATACGCTTGCCCATTTCAAGCTCGCGGCTCAGGGCATCCTACTCGAGGGCGGAACCCATTAGACCTGCGAACAGCTTGGTGGCAACTATACCAGTACTCACGCGCATAATCAGCTTCTTGTCGGCCATCTGTTCTTGCCTCTTGGCCTCCTTCCTGGCAGCCTTCTTCTCggcttttgttggctttcGAGGCCCCTCAGGCGCCTTATCCAATTCATCCTGCATTTCCTGCAGATAGTTGTCTGTGAGTCGAGTCATCCGTATTTCGGGTTCCACTGCACCCGTTGGCGCGGACATTTTGGTGTATTACTATTTTAATCACTAATCACAAATgagaaatacgagtataaaatattggtttttgttgctgacAGTTGAAATTTACTCTGTTTCTGTGACCGTATACGAAACCAGTCAAGATTGTTTACGTTGAAGGTTATGGCAAAGCTTTCTAGAACGTGAGCAAAATGCCGTTACATGTGCCAGGCGATTTCCAACACTGATTCGAGTATGTGGTGGAGCCCAAAAGCTCTCTCCGCGCAGCATCTGGAAACTTCAGTGCGACGCAACCGTGATTTTTCACAGTTAACGGTGAAAGCTTGAATCGTGAGGTTGTTGGCGCGCGCATGCTACACGGACTAGAACAGAACGAGGAGCAatacccacccacccacctcGCCACTGAAGGCACGCCATCctgtgttattttttttttcccggCTCCGCcttgtaaacaaaaataactTTGCTTGTGCGGTGGTGACGGCCGTGGTGGTGGTGTATCAACCCCCAATGGCCACAACGGCAACAAAGGCAACTACAAGGCTCGAGTGGCAAGGGCAATacagacagccagccaagTTTTTCGGGGTTGCAGACAGTTGGCAAACAAGCTGTGAATTCGACTTTAAAAGCCCATAAATATTGAGcaaaaaatactcgtaaaaccGCAATAGCattcgtatctgtatctgtaactgTATCTGTGTCTAAGCATCTATCGCGTGGACGTTTCTGTGCATTCAAAATGAGCGATGCAGGCGGCTATCAGAAGCTGCCCCCCGGCTGGGACTGCAAATACGACCAGACAACGGGAAATTGGTAAGCTTCGAGTGcattctacatacatacatagaatATAATTTgtgaatgtacatacatacatatgtatacgaCTATGTACCAGCGATGCATGTCATTCCAAAcgtcataaatatttatgcctgCATTAAAAAGACTGAAAAAGGAAGATAAATCTGTTTGTGAGTGGAGAAATGTTGTTGTGTTGGTGCGCGCTTTTCCTTGCGTGCCACTAGACGACTGTACCCAGTTTCCCAGCGGGAAATTTAATGGCCTTTCGCTAGGCAACCGTGGCACTTTCGAAGGATATAAAGACTGTAACTGTTGGTTGGAGGGATTCTAAAGTGTCAAGTGGTATGGGGATGCTTCCAGAATGTTATGTTTTACGATATACGGTGTACGATAATGTATTGTTAAGGAGTGCATTGACTGAGAAGAAGTGCTTTTAAAGCAGTATTTCAGTATAATGTACATTAAAGCCCTTTAACAATGAAACATGGAGCTGTTCTGGCACTTTGGAGACATTTTTCCTTTAGAACCACTTCTTGTTTACTTCTCGAAAGTCCTTAAGTGTCAAACACATCTCTTCACGGATACTTGGGGCTACTCAGAAACCCCAATTGGCCTCATTTTTGCATAGCTGCATAAATTGTGTCACTTCCGCATCGTCAGATGCCCACGGGGTGCCTTTGCCTGTGCCGGAGCCGGTGCTGGGTCCGCTGCTTTCTTTGGCGGGCCTTGTGCAATTAAGCAACAAGCCCAAAGACTGACTGTCATATACGTTAATTCAAGTGGCCACTCAGCCAGAGACGACTCCTCGTCTTCTATCCCCatcccgcacacacacgcacacagagctGCAATCAGAGGCAAGATTGCCTGTCAAATGTGACGACAACGATGAGGATGACGACTGGGCGTCTTTTGGGCGCCTTTTGGCAGCTACTTAGCACGTGCCGGTCTTTAGGAGGAGTCGGAGCTTTACCCTTTGCCCTTTCACCTGTCCACTCCCAAAAGTGCCATCAACTTGTGGATTGAATCCACCACCAGCGAAGCGCCACCGGCTGGCGGCAGAAATCAACCCTTCCATGGCCTGCATCATCGGGAAGCTTTCGACTGTCCCTGGCTgaggttgtggctgtggctgtggctgttgggAGGGGTCATTCGATGGCCTTTGATTTGCACTTTGCACTTTTGGCGGAAACTTTCTGTGCGGCGGCCTGTTGCAAGCTCATCTGCCATATGATTGTCGTTGCAGCTATTACATAAACTATCTGACAAAGGCCATGCAGCTGGAGGACCCGCGCGGACGCAGTTACAAGCAGCTGCAGAACGAGCGCTGTTCCACCGAGTCGATAGCCTTGCAGGTGAGTTGTGTACAGTTCGTACAGTTCGTAAAGTGCAGTTTATTGATTTTCACCCAAAACACTCGCATTTCCAGCAAATGGTCAGTACGGCACAGACCTCGCACAACAGCTCGCCGTATCACGTCTATCCCAGTAACAGTTTGACGGCTGTCAGGGCCTTTCAGGAGCGCGAGCAGTCCACGCTGCACAATATATCGACGAGTCCGCTGCTGTCGGCCTCCTCCAAGGGACATTTGGTAAGTGACCATGGAATTTCCGCAGGATTCGCCCAATCACAGCTTCCTTTGCTTGCCAGGAAATGTCCTCGCCCCTGCCCTTTCAACGGACCCGCCTGGGTGGTAACATGTCCAGGCGTTCCACCATTCAGGAGACCTCGTTCACCACCCAAACCGAAACGGATGGCGTGGTGGCCAAGATCCAGAACATGTTCCCAACAGCCGGCGAGAACCACATTCGCCTGCTGCTGAAGCGGTAAGACCTCCCATCCGAGCCCCTCCCCGCGCTTTCATGCTAATCCTCCGTAACCACACTAATCTCTCCGTACTTACATCTCTATCTTCTCTCACGCTGCCGCTTCCTGCACCCACCTAACCCCACGCATACGAATCGCCTCCATTATTTTTCCACGCTTACTAACCCCCACTGCAGCTACTACAATCGCGAGGCCGTCGTCATTAGCGCGTTGCAGGTGGAGAAGCATCCGGTTACGATGCCCGGGCCCTTTGTGACGCCACCCGCACAGCGGCATCTGTTCCACAGCAATTCCGCTTTCTATATGACACCACCGGCGCGTCGCCTGGACATGGCGGCTAGTCGGGGCACCTCCCGCACGGCCAGTCCCCTGCCAGGCGGCCGTTTTGGTAGTCTCATGAGCATGCAAAGCGGTGGCCACTTGGCTCAAGTCCTTCCCCCAGGTGCTGTGCCGCCGGCTTTGCATGGATCCCCGCAGTGGCGGAGCTCGCCCAAACCGCACTCGTCGCCCAAAATGAAATTAAGGTGCGCCCGAAAAAGCGTCCAAAGCAGTGGGAGATGGATGAGCCTCCATCTCTGACTGCGCTAGAGTTCCGTTTAGCTAGAAAGAGTTTTAAAAGTGCACATGACCTCTTAAACTAATCTCCTCCCTCGCTGTCCCTTAGATACATGAAGAACATATTTCCCAAGGCGGATGAAATGCTGCTCCTGGACATCCTGGCCAATGCGGACAACAATGTGCAGTTTGCCTCGGAGAAACTGATTTCTTTGGGCTATACGAAGCGGGATATGCAGCAGCCGCACAAGCCCAACAATCGTCCCCCGGAGCAGCCAGGCGGAGATCTGGCCACACAGCACATTCCACTGCGCCCCAAGGAGTACTCCGACGAGGAGAAGGCCAACAGTGAGTGGCGACCACACATTTTATTGGCGTTCAGTCATTTGATTTCTTTCATTTCTATGCTATCCAGTGCAAACGCTGCTGAAAGAGAAGTACCCACAGATTGCCGAGCGCATCATTCTGATGGCCTTGGAGTCGGTGAACTATGCTGAGGATCGGGCCACACAGATACTGCAGATTGtccaggacgaggacgagcaACGAGACCAAAAGCATGCCGCTGTGCTACCCAAGCAGCTGGATCTGGGGAAGGTCATAGGAGGCGAGCATGTTGATGGTCATGCCACAGACAGGTAGCTT
The sequence above is a segment of the Drosophila pseudoobscura strain MV-25-SWS-2005 chromosome X, UCI_Dpse_MV25, whole genome shotgun sequence genome. Coding sequences within it:
- the LOC4812923 gene encoding uncharacterized oxidoreductase YjmC gives rise to the protein MTSLTLFCFLRRSAVTGDAAYAYAYASAANRRCVQTLQRRPSCRRHATTAAAVAAAAKAPNSNANSGDFAPLLRGSTRNMASSAPKLVAVAESRRFMIDCFKAVKVPQAHAEAQADLLVAADHRGHFSHGMNRLEMYINDLAINSTDGGAEPKVLKETPATAWVDGLNGLGAVVGNYCMDLAIKKAKTVGVGWVCAKGSNHYGMAGWYAIRAMEQGLVGMSMTNTSPLMAPTRAKEAALGTNPLSLGAPAANGDKFLLDMATTAVAVGKIEIQRRKGAALPDGWAQDPNGNITNDAELGFSTGCLMPLGGSELTSGYKGFGLGAMVDILSGVMSGAHYSTQVRKWTHAGADSAADLGQVFIAVDPNCFAPNFEERMTDFNARLRGVEPTDPSKPVLLAGDKESQNMASVDAAGGIQYLENQLKTCASLAEKLNIKPLAFN
- the LOC4813786 gene encoding kinesin-related protein 4, whose amino-acid sequence is MSAPTGAVEPEIRMTRLTDNYLQEMQDELDKAPEGPRKPTKAEKKAARKEAKRQEQMADKKLIMRDALSRELEMGKRMEKRGNEEWHEMCKEIKITELREEIVNWGNKAERNIEGKNDHIKMLIEDMTQTQDRHMRCFSKTVELIDHVRDCFHGMIDGIRNMYDQEAEIMLREYYDEVQRRTEEVDFMHQNSENIIHATNITTRDQLNEDYQIFLEQRDDRVNTEIENRFRIRDQVVLRMTDMQQQLNDFVESLRSTELDAHKYEKIRWLTERQAAFMDESRKLNYEELKNINAMSDLNKEMLRVESENNSTLNDLRLEFQYFTRVRKKIEQNQEMDRVITHEKLRILTGECYDIIKQLEKHVKSGELLLALSITCRKLQTESEKVILGGEIVDETDLGAVDEQFILKTLNMKAHVDITEAELLEQNKLLRNFWRRQAMVEAQNLLLLEEKHRLTEQNEGYLNFIKSMSVTENPEELRSAVKIKMCDNQPMTPHLFQTKCKEYKSRILCKSKMAHKEAKWDAEKVLRQVIEKH
- the LOC4813708 gene encoding uncharacterized protein isoform X3; its protein translation is MSDAGGYQKLPPGWDCKYDQTTGNCYYINYLTKAMQLEDPRGRSYKQLQNERCSTESIALQQMVSTAQTSHNSSPYHVYPSNSLTAVRAFQEREQSTLHNISTSPLLSASSKGHLEMSSPLPFQRTRLGGNMSRRSTIQETSFTTQTETDGVVAKIQNMFPTAGENHIRLLLKRYYNREAVVISALQVEKHPVTMPGPFVTPPAQRHLFHSNSAFYMTPPARRLDMAASRGTSRTASPLPGGRFGSLMSMQSGGHLAQVLPPGAVPPALHGSPQWRSSPKPHSSPKMKLRYMKNIFPKADEMLLLDILANADNNVQFASEKLISLGYTKRDMQQPHKPNNRPPEQPGGDLATQHIPLRPKEYSDEEKANMQTLLKEKYPQIAERIILMALESVNYAEDRATQILQIVQDEDEQRDQKHAAVLPKQLDLGKVIGGEHVDGHATDRHRQQSTTFGNTHNSDSSEFQSIIERMATLGANSQLTKGADENLLLADYVTWNGPNTTLIHKQPTQGPDASLLSERTYKTTGRNTELCKGAKAGLAKGSIYAQGRNKSPNIKCN
- the LOC4813708 gene encoding uncharacterized protein isoform X1, with product MSDAGGYQKLPPGWDCKYDQTTGNCYYINYLTKAMQLEDPRGRSYKQLQNERCSTESIALQQMVSTAQTSHNSSPYHVYPSNSLTAVRAFQEREQSTLHNISTSPLLSASSKGHLEMSSPLPFQRTRLGGNMSRRSTIQETSFTTQTETDGVVAKIQNMFPTAGENHIRLLLKRYYNREAVVISALQVEKHPVTMPGPFVTPPAQRHLFHSNSAFYMTPPARRLDMAASRGTSRTASPLPGGRFGSLMSMQSGGHLAQVLPPGAVPPALHGSPQWRSSPKPHSSPKMKLRYMKNIFPKADEMLLLDILANADNNVQFASEKLISLGYTKRDMQQPHKPNNRPPEQPGGDLATQHIPLRPKEYSDEEKANMQTLLKEKYPQIAERIILMALESVNYAEDRATQILQIVQDEDEQRDQKHAAVLPKQLDLGKVIGGEHVDGHATDSILTVVVERAPTTVCAPKPPHKRHILPSINVTTPSTATTQIILDHRHYTPTMEGYKEVKAVEEQEGEEEATKPPAKTLSSISSASSSHSYVSPAQSPTLQPCYERLTTKSILARGDCGSFNPTTNTNSYNNLKSSNSKNYNISGYLHGNSHCNSNASSYSSYSTSMTSSSLASANTNSNSSSIAKAIESRSRTKTDSLKHRQQSTTFGNTHNSDSSEFQSIIERMATLGANSQLTKGADENLLLADYVTWNGPNTTLIHKQPTQGPDASLLSERTYKTTGRNTELCKGAKAGLAKGSIYAQGRNKSPNIKCN
- the LOC4813708 gene encoding uncharacterized protein isoform X2, translated to MSDAGGYQKLPPGWDCKYDQTTGNCYYINYLTKAMQLEDPRGRSYKQLQNERCSTESIALQQMVSTAQTSHNSSPYHVYPSNSLTAVRAFQEREQSTLHNISTSPLLSASSKGHLEMSSPLPFQRTRLGGNMSRRSTIQETSFTTQTETDGVVAKIQNMFPTAGENHIRLLLKRYMKNIFPKADEMLLLDILANADNNVQFASEKLISLGYTKRDMQQPHKPNNRPPEQPGGDLATQHIPLRPKEYSDEEKANMQTLLKEKYPQIAERIILMALESVNYAEDRATQILQIVQDEDEQRDQKHAAVLPKQLDLGKVIGGEHVDGHATDSILTVVVERAPTTVCAPKPPHKRHILPSINVTTPSTATTQIILDHRHYTPTMEGYKEVKAVEEQEGEEEATKPPAKTLSSISSASSSHSYVSPAQSPTLQPCYERLTTKSILARGDCGSFNPTTNTNSYNNLKSSNSKNYNISGYLHGNSHCNSNASSYSSYSTSMTSSSLASANTNSNSSSIAKAIESRSRTKTDSLKHRQQSTTFGNTHNSDSSEFQSIIERMATLGANSQLTKGADENLLLADYVTWNGPNTTLIHKQPTQGPDASLLSERTYKTTGRNTELCKGAKAGLAKGSIYAQGRNKSPNIKCN
- the LOC4813708 gene encoding uncharacterized protein isoform X4: MSDAGGYQKLPPGWDCKYDQTTGNCYYINYLTKAMQLEDPRGRSYKQLQNERCSTESIALQQMVSTAQTSHNSSPYHVYPSNSLTAVRAFQEREQSTLHNISTSPLLSASSKGHLEMSSPLPFQRTRLGGNMSRRSTIQETSFTTQTETDGVVAKIQNMFPTAGENHIRLLLKRYMKNIFPKADEMLLLDILANADNNVQFASEKLISLGYTKRDMQQPHKPNNRPPEQPGGDLATQHIPLRPKEYSDEEKANMQTLLKEKYPQIAERIILMALESVNYAEDRATQILQIVQDEDEQRDQKHAAVLPKQLDLGKVIGGEHVDGHATDRHRQQSTTFGNTHNSDSSEFQSIIERMATLGANSQLTKGADENLLLADYVTWNGPNTTLIHKQPTQGPDASLLSERTYKTTGRNTELCKGAKAGLAKGSIYAQGRNKSPNIKCN